The genomic window AGGGGAGCAGGTAGGCATTGTGCGCATCGAAGACGCCTTGCGCGTCGCCGCAGACGCCGATCTCGACCTTGTCGAAGTTGCCCCGAACGCCAGGCCTCCGGTCTGCAAGATCATGGACTACGGCAAGTACAAATACGAGGCGGCGCAAAAGGCGCGCGAATCTCGCCGGAACCAACAGCAGACCGTCGTCAAGGAGCAGAAGCTGCGGCCCAAGATCGACGATCACGACTACGAGACCAAAAAGGGACACGTGGTCCGCTTCTTGGAGGCGGGATCGAAGGTAAAGGTCACCATCATGTTCCGCGGACGTGAGCAGTCGCGGCCCGAGCTGGGCTATCGGCTGTTGCAGCGGCTGGGCGCCGACGTCGCCGAGTACGGCTTCGTCGAAACCTCGGCCAAGCAGGACGGCCGCAACATGACGATGGTGCTGGCACCGCATCGCGGCGCGAAGACGCGCGCCAGGGCGCAGCACCCCCAGGAAGCGGGGTCGGCGCCGGAACACGATTCCGATGCGACCGGCGACGCCGCTCCTTCACCGAACTGATCAACACAGCAGAACTAGAGGAAACATGCCAAAGGCCAAGACCCACAGCGGGGCCACCAAGCGGTTCCGGCGCACCGGTACCGGAAAGATCGTCCGCCAGAAAGCCAATCGGCGGCATCTGCTCGAGCACAAGCCCAGCAAGCGAACCCGGCGGCTGGACGGCCGCACCGTGGTGGCAGCCAACGACACCAAGCGCATCAACGCGCTGCTGAACGGCTGATCCCGGAAGCGCGGGTGCCGCACAACCGTTCGCCCCGCCCCAACCATTACGTCTGAACGAGAGTAGGAACACCCATGGCACGCGTGAAGCGGGCAGTCAACGCCCAGAAGAAGAGGCGCAGCGTCCTTGAGGCCTCGAAGGGTTATCGCGGCCAGCGATCCAGGCTTTACCGCAAAGCCAAAGAGCAGCAACTACATTCGCTTGCCTACGCGTACCGCGACCGGCGTGCCCGCAAGGGCGAGTTCCGTAAGTTGTGGATCTCGCGGATCAATGCGGCCGCACGCGCCAACGACATCACCTACAACCGGCTGATCCAGGGCCTGAAGGCCGCCGGTGTCGATGTCGACCGCAAAAACCTCGCCGACATCGCGGTCACCGATCCGGCCGCGTTCGCCGCGCTGGTCGACGTCGCGCGCGCGGCGCTGCCCAAGGACCTCAACGCTCCTTCCGGGGAAGCCGCCTAGCCCGGGTCTTCGGTGCTGACCGAACGCTCGGCCCGGGTGGTCGCGGCGGCCAAATTGCATCGCCATGTCGCCCGGCGCCGGGCGGGCCGGTTTCTGGCCGAGGGCCCCAATCTGGTCGAGGCGGCCTCGGCGCGCGGGCTGGTCCGCGAAGTGTTCGTCACCGAGGCGGCCGCGCAGCGGCACGCGACGTTGCTGGCGCCGCTGGACGTGCGGGGTTCGGTCCACCTGGTGACCGAGCGCGCGGCAAAAGCATTGTCCGACACCGTTACTCCGTCGGGACTGGTGGCCGTGTGTGACATGGCGGCGACCCGGCTGGCGGATGCGCTGGCCGGCTCGCCGCGGCTGGTCGCGGTCGCCGTCGAGATCGGCGAGCCCGGCAATGCGGGCACGCTGATCCGCATTGCCGACGCGATGGGCGCCGCGGCGGTGATTCTCGCCGGGCACAGTGTCGATCCGTACAACGGCAAGTGCCTGCGCGCGTCGACCGGCAGCATCTTCACGGTTCCGGTGGTGACCGAACCCGACGCGCCCGCGGTGCTGGCCGCGCTGCGCGAGGAGGGGCTACAGACGCTGGCCACCACGGTGGACGGCGAGACGCGCCTCGACGAGGCCGACGAGCTGCTGACGAAACCGACCGCGTGGCTCTTCGGGCCCGAATCGCACGGTCTGCCAATCGAACTCGTCAAGCAGGCGGACCACCGGGTGTGTGTCCCGATGGCCGGCGGCGCCGAAAGCCTGAATGTGGCCGCGGCCGCGGCGATCTGTCTCTACCAGAGCGCTCGGGCGCTGGGCGGGTTCACGCCGCGCTGAGCGGATTCACGCGGCGCGGCCGCGGCTGCGCGGGGGCCGCAGGCCGGCGATCGAGAGCGTGCCATGCACCAACGATCCCGCCCGCTCGAACAGCGTTTTCGCCGGTTCCAGCGGAGAACGCAGAGCGGTTCGGGACCGGGGCGGGACGTAGTGCATCGGCAGCCCGCGCCGGTCCCGCGGCGGGGCCATGAACGCCGGGGCCTCGACCAGCGGCGCGTTCTTCGGCGCGCGTCCTTCCGCCCGGCGGTAGGCGGCCAGCGCCCGTGGGTGCAGCCGGATCTCGTCGGGCACCGCCAGGAACGCCACCTCGACGGCCTTGCCGAACAGCCGCAACAGGATCTCGTCGCCGGGCGTCCAGCGCATGCCGGTCTTTTCCCGGACCGCGGGCTCGAACAGGCCGGCCGCGATCCAGCGCTGACCCGCGACCAGTGGCTTGAAGATCTGGTCCCAGATCGGCGTCGGCATCAGGACGAATTTCGGCTTGGGAATGCGCATGGCGAAGATGTCCAGGGTCGCCTGGTTGACCTCCAGCCGCTCCCGGCAGACTCGGTCCCAGTACTCCTGGAATTCTTCCCAGCTGCCGGGTACCGGCCGCATGCTCATCCCGTACATCCGGTACCACTGCACGTGTTCGTCGAATAGTTGGCGCTTCTCGGCATCGGTCAGGCCGCCGCAGAAGTATTCGGCCACCTTGATGACGAGCATGAAGAACGTGGCGTGCGCCCAGTAGAAGGTCTCGGGATTAGCGCGTGATAGCGGCGGCCCCTGGGATCAACGCCCTTGATGGTGTCGTGGTAGTGCTTGATCTGTTGTCCGGTCTGGGCCGCCCGATCGCCGTCGTAGACCACGCCCATGATCGGGTAGACCGACCGGGCCACCCGTTGCAGCGGTTCGCGCAGCAGGATCGAATGCTCCTCGACCCCCGCGCCGAGTTCGGGATACATGTTCTGGATCGCGCCGATCCACACGCCCATCATTCCGGTGCGCAGATCGCCAAAGTACTTCCAGGTCAGGGAATCTGGCCCGAGTGGTTCGGCCGACGGACTCGATGTGGCAGTCATCACGACCCCCTCCTACTACTGGGCTCACGATAGACTTTGACAACGCGCGTTGTCCACGGATTCGCCGACGAAGTCGCACCCTGTTACCGAGATTCCACATCGGTGTGCCGACCGCGTGATCGGGGCGTTCGTTGCGAGATGCAACACAGAGGTGGGACGGTCGTTGCCGGGCTCAACCGGATCTACCTAGGCTTGCGACGTGGAACTGGGGCCTCGCGATTCGGAGCCGGGGGCGCCCTTGCGAACCGACCCCGGCGCGGTGACGGCGGCGAGGTCTCCCGCCTCGACCTCCGTCGCGGGCCGGCGCCCCGCGGCGTCGCTCCACAGCGCAGCCCTGTGGTTGCGGTCCACCAATCGCAGCCCGGGCGTGGTGGCGTTCATCCGCCGCGCACGGCGCCTGTTGCCCGGCGATCCCGAGTTCGGCGACCCGCTGTCCACCGCGGGTGACGGCGGACCGCGGGCCGCCGCGCGGGCCGCCGACCGTTTGCTGGGAGACCGCGACGCCGCATCACGCGAGGTCAGCCTGACCGTGCTGCAGGTGTGGCAGGCGCTGAGCGAGGCCGTTGCGCGGCGGCCGGCTAACCCCGAAGTGACGCTGGTGTTCACGGATCTGGTCGGATTTTCCACCTGGTCGTTGCAGGCCGGCGACGACGCAGCCCTCACCCTGCTGCGGCGGGCGGCGCGGGCCGTCGAACCGCCGTTGCTGGATGCCGGCGGCCACATCGTCAAGCGGATGGGGGACGGGATCATGGCGGTCTTCCGCAATCCGACCGTCGCCGTGCAGGCCGTGCTGGCCGCCAAGGACGAACTGAAAGCGGTCGAGGTGGGCGGCTACCAGCCCCGCATGCGGGTGGGTGTGCATACCGGCCGACCGCAGCGGCTGGCCGCGGACTGGCTCGGCGTGGACGTCAACATCGCCGCTCGCGTCATGGAACGGGCGGCCAAGGGTGGGGTGATGATCTCAGGCCAAACTCTCGACCTGATCCCGCAAAGCGAACTGGACGCGCTCGGTGTCGTCGCTAAACGCGCACGCAAACCGATGTTTTCGGCGAAGGTGGCCGGCATCCCCGCGGACCTGGCGATCTACCGTCTGGAATACTCTTAGCCAGTTGACAGTTCCCCATTACAACGTCGAAACAATTTAGCGGTCATAATGGATTCAATGTTTGGGGGACTGCTTTCCCGGCTCGCCCGGGTCCAATTCACTGTGGGGTACGTCGCAGTGCTACTTGGGGTCAGCTGCGCTGTCCTGGTGCTCGGCCCGCACTGGCATGACGTGCTCGTTGCGCGCGCCAGCACCAACCTGCACAACCTGTCCCACGGACACCTCGGCACGCTGCTGGGCAGCGCGCTGGTCGTCGACGCCGGTCCGCTCTACTTCTGGCTCCCGTTCCTCACCTGCCTGCTCGCGCTCGCGGAACTGCACCTGCGCACCATTCGGCTGGTGGTCGCGTTCTTGGTCGGCCACATCGGCGCCACGCTGGTGGTGGCGGGCGCGCTGGCCACGTCGATCGAACTCGGCTGGCTGCCGCTGTCGATTGCCCACGCCAGCGATGTGGGGATGAGCTATGGCGCACTGGCCGTGCTCGGGGCGATGACGGCGGCGATTCCTGCCCGCTGGCGCCCGGCGTGGATCGGATTCTGGATCGCGGCCGGCGTGTCGTCGGCGATCATCGGGGCCGATTTCACCGACGCGGGGCACACCGTGGCGGTGATACTGGGCGTGCTGGTGTCGGCCCGTTTCAGGCAGCCCATCCACTGGACACCGGTGCTGTCGGTGATGCTGGTCGCATCGTCGGGCTTCGGATTCCTCATGCTGGCGCACCACTGGGGAACGATGGCCGCCGCACCGGCATTCGGTGTCCTGGGTGCGTTTGTGGCGTACAAGACCGCCCAGTTCAGGGGTAGGCGCCGGGCGCTGCCGACCCCGGCTGCCGACGGCGGGGCGTTGACCACTCCGCAGCCGGTCCTGGCTGGTTAAGCCACCGCCGCTCGGCTTACTCCCGCCGAGCCGCTCGCATCGAATCGCTTATGATCGGCACTCGACCCGTGCCGCGCGGCTGCCCGCTCACCGTCGCTGCGGGCAGCCCGAACCTCAGCAAGGAGTGTGCCGCCGCGTGGGTGATCAACCCGTCGATCTGTCGCCGCAAGCCTTAGCCGACGCAGTCAACGCTGCCCGCCAGGCCATTGCCCGCGCCGACGACCTCGACACGCTGGCGCGCATCAAGACCGAATACCTCGGTGACCGTTCGCCGTTGGCGCTGGCTCGACAGGCGCTGGCCGGCCTGCCCAAAGAGGATCGCGCCGACGCCGGCAAGCGCGTCAACGCCGCTCGGGTCGAGGCCCAACAACGCTACGACGAACGCCTGGCGACGCTGCGTGCCGAGCGGGACGCGGCCGTGCTCGTCGCCGAGGGCATCGACGTGACGCTGCCGTCGACTCGGCAACCGACCGGCGCCCGGCACCCGATCACGATCCTGGCCGAGCACGTCGCCGACACCTTCATCGCGATGGGATGGGAACTGGCGGAGGGGCCGGAAGTCGAAACCGAGCAGTTCAACTTCGACGCCCTGAACTTCCCGCCGGATCATCCCGCGCGCAGCGAGCAGGACACCTTCTATATCGCCCCGGAGAATTCCCGGCAGCTGCTGCGTACCCACACCTCGCCGGTGCAGGTACGCACCCTGCTCGACCGCGAGTTGCCCGTCTACATCGTGTCGATCGGCCGCACGTTCCGCACCGACGAACTCGACGCCACCCATACGCCCGTCTTCCATCAGGTCGAGGGCCTGGCGGTGGATCGCGGATTGTCGATGGCGCATCTGCGCGGCACGCTCGACGCGTTCGCGCGCGCCGAGTTCGGGCCCGAGGCGCGCACCCGGATCCGGCCGCACTTCTTCCCGTTCACCGAGCCGTCCGCCGAGGTCGACGTCTGGTTCGTCGGCAAGAAGGGCGGCGCCGGTTGGGTGGAATGGGGCGGCTGCGGCATGGTGCACCCGAACGTCTTGCGGGCGGCCGGGATTGACGCGCAAGAATATTCTGGCTTCGCCTTCGGGATGGGTCTGGAACGCACCCTGCAGTTCCGCAACGGGATTCCCGACATGCGCGACATGGTCGAGGGCGACGTCCGGTTCTCGTTGCCGTTCGGGGTGGGTACCTGATGCGCATCCCGTACAGCTGGCTGCGCGAGGTCGTTACCGCCGGTGCCCCGGACTGGAACGCCACCGCAGGCGAACTCGAGCAGGCCCTGGTGCGCATCGGCCACGAGGTCGAGGAGATCGCCACCCTCGGCCCGGTGGAGGGTCCGCTGACCGTGGGCCGGGTGAGCGGCATCGAGGAGCTCACGGACTTCAAGAAACCGATCCGCGCCTGCCTGGTCGATGTCGGTGAGCAAAAGCCACGCGAGATCGTTTGCGGGGCAACCAATTTCGCGGTCGGTGATCTTGTCGTGGTCGCCCTGCCCGGCACGACGCTCCCCGGCGGCTTCGCCATCGCGACTCGCAAGACCTACGGGCGGGTCTCCGACGGAATGATCTGCTCGACGGCCGAACTCGGCATGGGTGTCGAGCAGCCTGGAATCCTGGTGCTGCCCGCGGGCACCGCGGAGCCGGGCGCCGACGGCGCCGCGGTGCTGGGTCTGGACGACGTCGTGCTGCACCTGGCCATCACCCCCGACCGCGGCTACTGCATGTCGGTGCGCGGGTTGGCCCGAGAAATCGCCTGCGCCTACGAGCTGGACTTCGTCGACCCGGCCTCCGACGCGGTGATCGCCCCGTTGCCAGCCGAGGGCGAGGCCTGGCCGCTGACCGTGCAGCCCGAGACCGGCGTGCGCCGGTTCGCGTTGCGTCCCGTCACCGGCATCGATCCCGCCGCGGTCTCGCCCTGGTGGCTGCAGCGCCGCCTGCTGTTGTCGGGCATCCGGGCGACCTCACCGGCCGTGGACGTGACGAACTACGTGATGCTCGAGCTGGGGCACCCGATGCATGCCCACGACCGCAATCGCATCACCGGCGCCCTCACGGTGCGCTTCGCCCGGCCCGGCGAGACCGTCCGCACTCTGGATGACGTTGACCGCAAACTGGATCCGGGTGACGTTCTGATCGTCGACGAGGCGGCGACGGCCGCGATCGGCGGCGTGATGGGCGCGGCCAGCACCGAGGTGCGCGACGATTCCACCGACGTGCTGCTCGAGGCCGCGGTGTGGGATCCGGCCGGCGTATCGCGCACCCAGCGGCGGCTGCACCTGCCCAGCGAGGCGGCGCGCCGGTACGAGCGGGCCGTGGATCCGGCCATTTCGGTGGCCGTCCTGGACCGGTGTGCCGCGCTGCTTGCCGACATCACCGGGGGAACCGCGGCACCCACCCTGAGCGATTGGCGCGGCGACCCGCCAGTGGGCGACTCGGCCGATTGGGCCGGGCCGCCGATCTCGATCGCCGCAGACCTGCCGGACCGCGTCGCCGGGGTGGCATACCCGCCGGGCGCGACCGCGCGCCGGCTTCGCCAGATCGGTGCCGCGGTCACCGAAGACGGCGAACTGCTGACCGTGACGCCGCCCAGCTGGCGTCCGGATCTGCTGCAGCCCGCCGATCTGGTCGAGGAGGTGCTGCGGCTGGAGGGGTTGGAGGCCATCCCGTCCGTGCTGCCGCAAGCTCCCGCGGGCCGCGGGCTGACTGCGGGACAGAAGCGCCGGCGCGCGATCGGCAAGGCGCTGGCCGGTGCTGGGTATGTCGAGGTGCTGCCGACACCGTTTTTGCCCGCGGGTGTGTTCGACCTGTGGGGGCTGGCCGTCGACGATCCGCGACGCAACACCGCCGACGTGCTCAACCCCCTGGAGGCCGACCGCCCGGCCCTGGCCACCACCCTGCTGCCCGGACTGCTGGAATCCCTGGGGCGCAACGTCTCTCGTGGACTGGTCGATGTCGCGCTGTTCGCCATCGCCCAAGTGGTGCAGCCGACCCAGCAGACCGGCCGGCTCGAGCTCATCCCGGTGGATCGCCGGCCGACGGATGCCGAGATCGCAGGCCTCGATGCCTCGTTGCCGCGGCAACCCCAGCACGTGGCCGCGGTGCTGACCGGGCTGCGCGAGCCGCGCGGGCCGTGGGGCCCCGGCCGCCGGGTCGAGGCCGCCGATGCGTTCGAGACGGTGCGAGTCATCGCCCGTGCCGGCGGTTTTGGAGTCACGCTGCGCGCGGCTCAGTATCTGCCGTGGCATCCGGGACGGTGCGCCGAGGTGCTCGTCGGCCAGACCGCCGTCGGCTACGCCGGGCAGCTGCACCCCGCCGTCGTCGAGCGCACGGGCCTGCCGAAGGGCACCTGCGCCATCGAACTGAACCTCGACGCGATTCCGATCGTCGAGGCGCTGCCGGCGCCGCGCGTGTCGCCGTTCCCCGCCGTCTTCCAAGACCTCAGCCTGGTGGTGTCGGCCGAGGTGCCCGCCGCCGCGGTGGTCGACGCCGTCCGCGACGGGGCTGGCGAATTGCTGGAGCACCTCGAGCTGTTCGACGTCTTCACCGGCGCGCAGGTCGGCGAAGGGCGCAAGTCGCTCACCTTCGCCCTGCGGTTCCGGGCGCCCGATCGCACGCTGACCGAGGACGACGCCAGCGCGGCCCGCGATGCCGCCGTGCGCCGTGCCGCCGAGGCGGTCGGCGCCGAGCTGCGCGCTTAGCGTGTTCGGGCGC from Mycobacterium shigaense includes these protein-coding regions:
- a CDS encoding rhomboid-like protein; translation: MFGGLLSRLARVQFTVGYVAVLLGVSCAVLVLGPHWHDVLVARASTNLHNLSHGHLGTLLGSALVVDAGPLYFWLPFLTCLLALAELHLRTIRLVVAFLVGHIGATLVVAGALATSIELGWLPLSIAHASDVGMSYGALAVLGAMTAAIPARWRPAWIGFWIAAGVSSAIIGADFTDAGHTVAVILGVLVSARFRQPIHWTPVLSVMLVASSGFGFLMLAHHWGTMAAAPAFGVLGAFVAYKTAQFRGRRRALPTPAADGGALTTPQPVLAG
- the pheT gene encoding phenylalanine--tRNA ligase subunit beta, encoding MRIPYSWLREVVTAGAPDWNATAGELEQALVRIGHEVEEIATLGPVEGPLTVGRVSGIEELTDFKKPIRACLVDVGEQKPREIVCGATNFAVGDLVVVALPGTTLPGGFAIATRKTYGRVSDGMICSTAELGMGVEQPGILVLPAGTAEPGADGAAVLGLDDVVLHLAITPDRGYCMSVRGLAREIACAYELDFVDPASDAVIAPLPAEGEAWPLTVQPETGVRRFALRPVTGIDPAAVSPWWLQRRLLLSGIRATSPAVDVTNYVMLELGHPMHAHDRNRITGALTVRFARPGETVRTLDDVDRKLDPGDVLIVDEAATAAIGGVMGAASTEVRDDSTDVLLEAAVWDPAGVSRTQRRLHLPSEAARRYERAVDPAISVAVLDRCAALLADITGGTAAPTLSDWRGDPPVGDSADWAGPPISIAADLPDRVAGVAYPPGATARRLRQIGAAVTEDGELLTVTPPSWRPDLLQPADLVEEVLRLEGLEAIPSVLPQAPAGRGLTAGQKRRRAIGKALAGAGYVEVLPTPFLPAGVFDLWGLAVDDPRRNTADVLNPLEADRPALATTLLPGLLESLGRNVSRGLVDVALFAIAQVVQPTQQTGRLELIPVDRRPTDAEIAGLDASLPRQPQHVAAVLTGLREPRGPWGPGRRVEAADAFETVRVIARAGGFGVTLRAAQYLPWHPGRCAEVLVGQTAVGYAGQLHPAVVERTGLPKGTCAIELNLDAIPIVEALPAPRVSPFPAVFQDLSLVVSAEVPAAAVVDAVRDGAGELLEHLELFDVFTGAQVGEGRKSLTFALRFRAPDRTLTEDDASAARDAAVRRAAEAVGAELRA
- the rpmI gene encoding 50S ribosomal protein L35; amino-acid sequence: MPKAKTHSGATKRFRRTGTGKIVRQKANRRHLLEHKPSKRTRRLDGRTVVAANDTKRINALLNG
- the pheS gene encoding phenylalanine--tRNA ligase subunit alpha, whose translation is MGDQPVDLSPQALADAVNAARQAIARADDLDTLARIKTEYLGDRSPLALARQALAGLPKEDRADAGKRVNAARVEAQQRYDERLATLRAERDAAVLVAEGIDVTLPSTRQPTGARHPITILAEHVADTFIAMGWELAEGPEVETEQFNFDALNFPPDHPARSEQDTFYIAPENSRQLLRTHTSPVQVRTLLDRELPVYIVSIGRTFRTDELDATHTPVFHQVEGLAVDRGLSMAHLRGTLDAFARAEFGPEARTRIRPHFFPFTEPSAEVDVWFVGKKGGAGWVEWGGCGMVHPNVLRAAGIDAQEYSGFAFGMGLERTLQFRNGIPDMRDMVEGDVRFSLPFGVGT
- a CDS encoding adenylate/guanylate cyclase domain-containing protein yields the protein MELGPRDSEPGAPLRTDPGAVTAARSPASTSVAGRRPAASLHSAALWLRSTNRSPGVVAFIRRARRLLPGDPEFGDPLSTAGDGGPRAAARAADRLLGDRDAASREVSLTVLQVWQALSEAVARRPANPEVTLVFTDLVGFSTWSLQAGDDAALTLLRRAARAVEPPLLDAGGHIVKRMGDGIMAVFRNPTVAVQAVLAAKDELKAVEVGGYQPRMRVGVHTGRPQRLAADWLGVDVNIAARVMERAAKGGVMISGQTLDLIPQSELDALGVVAKRARKPMFSAKVAGIPADLAIYRLEYS
- a CDS encoding TrmH family RNA methyltransferase; protein product: MLTERSARVVAAAKLHRHVARRRAGRFLAEGPNLVEAASARGLVREVFVTEAAAQRHATLLAPLDVRGSVHLVTERAAKALSDTVTPSGLVAVCDMAATRLADALAGSPRLVAVAVEIGEPGNAGTLIRIADAMGAAAVILAGHSVDPYNGKCLRASTGSIFTVPVVTEPDAPAVLAALREEGLQTLATTVDGETRLDEADELLTKPTAWLFGPESHGLPIELVKQADHRVCVPMAGGAESLNVAAAAAICLYQSARALGGFTPR
- the rplT gene encoding 50S ribosomal protein L20 yields the protein MARVKRAVNAQKKRRSVLEASKGYRGQRSRLYRKAKEQQLHSLAYAYRDRRARKGEFRKLWISRINAAARANDITYNRLIQGLKAAGVDVDRKNLADIAVTDPAAFAALVDVARAALPKDLNAPSGEAA
- the infC gene encoding translation initiation factor IF-3, which produces MSTETRVNERIRVPEVRLIGPGGEQVGIVRIEDALRVAADADLDLVEVAPNARPPVCKIMDYGKYKYEAAQKARESRRNQQQTVVKEQKLRPKIDDHDYETKKGHVVRFLEAGSKVKVTIMFRGREQSRPELGYRLLQRLGADVAEYGFVETSAKQDGRNMTMVLAPHRGAKTRARAQHPQEAGSAPEHDSDATGDAAPSPN